One part of the Larimichthys crocea isolate SSNF chromosome XIX, L_crocea_2.0, whole genome shotgun sequence genome encodes these proteins:
- the LOC104931308 gene encoding CLIP-associating protein 1-like isoform X4 produces MEEEVSMEYVVEQVMQKDLGKRLQVGQEIIDHILDEEKSVELEQDQSMLDRMVDAVASSWVNSSNFKVVLLGMDILSALVSRLQERFRTQVGTVLPSLIDRLGDSKDQVRDQDQALLLKIMDQAANPQYVWERMMGGFKHKNNRTREGLCLCLISTLNVFGSQSLTLSKIVPHICNLLGDPTSQVRDGAMNCLVEIYRHVGERVRMDLGKKGLPQSRLNVIFSKFDEVQRSGNMVLSPVSDKNFEDDDSVDGGRSSSSSKGASLSGKKTVSMGSFRRPASASSAKSAGRDGSGSAAGAVDEEDFIQAFEDVPTMQIYSNREVEEAMTKIRDVLSDDKKDWELRVAALKRVRSLLLAGAAEFDGFLQQLRLMEAAFKLSAKDLRSQVVREACITLGHLSSVLGSRFDHAAEATMPILLNLVPNSAKVMATSGMAAIRLILRHTHYPRLIPIITSNCASKSVAVRRRCFEFLDLLLQEWQTSSLERHGTVLMETIKKGIHDADAEARSVARKCYWSFHGHFRREAEQLFQGLESSYQKALQAHLRSGDSLMSLPASDRSSSSSQESLNRPVPVKNTFASGTGRSKAAHSRTPAAASSPGSLQRSRSDVDVNAAATATARTRMPAVPSAASAAASPFSSASALPPGSYASLGRVRTRRTSSGNSPSVTDSRGRSRGKVVSQSQPGSRSGSPGRLLSSTYGRIPRPAMGTAAAAATTNSASTGVTDKNRPRGHRSQGCSRETSPTRSGTARSRIPRPSMSQGCSRETSRESSRDTSPARGFSPLDRLSHQARISASVNAMRILNTGTDVEAAVADALRRPVRRRFESPGMYSDDDANSDASSACSERSYSSRNGGMAPHYLRQTEDVAEVLNHCASANWSERKEGLLGLQNLFKSQRMLSRVELKRLCEIFTRMFADPHSKVFSMFLETLVDFITLHRDDLQDWLFVLLTQLLKKMGADLLGSVQAKVQKALDITRESFPYEQQFNILMRFIVDQTQTPNLKVKVAILRYIEALARQMDPADFVNSSETRLAVSRIITWTTEPKSSDVRKTLHNWAGEDFSGRPSTVASLPGEGNLEERCKQAAQVVLIALFELNTPEFTMLLGALPKTFQDGTTKLLHNHLRNASAGICMASPSNSAGRTLPRQPGSRSSPLTSPTNCSHGGLSPSRLWGWSADGLSKFPPPSFPSPLSPSAAHSSLKAVRRAYSPSMLEYDSENLNSEEIYSSLRGVTEAIQNFSFRSQEDLMEPLRRDSKRDGMSGVGASSDGDVVGGGRTALDNKTSLLNTPSPRSFAGPRFRDYNPYNYTDSISTLDKAALKEALYEDAVEQLRDGCRQEYVENKIMNPKSFPAAPAEQLELVGGLLKELSQGQAGERGPEERRGTLLELLKVAREDSLVVWEEHFKTMLLLLLETLGDKDHTIRALALRVLKEILRNQPARFKNYAELTIMKTLEAHKDSHKEVVRAAEEAASTLAGSIHPEQCIKVLCPIVQTADYPINLAAIKMQTRAIERISKEPLHQLLSDITPGLLQGYDNTESSVRKASVFCLVAIYSVIGEELKPHLAQLTGSKMKLLNLYIKRAQTSTSNSSSSSDISSY; encoded by the exons atggaggaggaggtgagcaTGGAGTATGTGGTGGAGCAGGTGATGCAGAAGGACCTGGGGAAGAGGCTCCAGGTGGGCCAGGAGATCATAGACCATATCCTGGACGAGGAGAAGTCCGTGGAGCTGGAGCAGGACCAGAGCATGTTGGACAGGATGGTGGACGCGGTGGCCAGCTCCTGGGTCAACTCCAGCAACTTCAAG gtgGTTCTGTTGGGGATGGACATCCTGTCAGCTCTGGTCAGCCGACTGCAGGAGAGGTTCAGGACGCAGGTGGGAACAG TTCTGCCCAGCCTGATAGATCGGTTAGGAGACTCCAAGGACCAAGTTCGAGACCAGGACCAAGCGCTTCTACTGAAGATTATGGACCAGGCCGCCAACCCACAG TATGTGTGGGAGCGAATGATGGGAGGCTTCAAGCACAAGAACAACAGGACCAGAGAAGGACTCTGCCTTTGTCTCATCTCAACCCTCAATGT gtttGGATCTCAGAGTCTGACGCTCAGTAAAATCGTTCCTCACATCTGTAACCTGCTCGGAGATCCCACGAGTCAG GTGCGTGATGGAGCCATGAACTGCCTCGTCGAGATCTACCGCCACGTTGGAGAACGAGTGAGGATGGACCTGGGAAAGAAAGGTCTGCCGCAGTCACG GTTGAACGTCATCTTCAGTAAATTTGACGAAGTTCAAAGGTCAGGGAACATGGTCCTGTCACCTGTGTCAG acaAAAACTTTGAGGACGATGACTCGGTGGACGGCGGCcgctcctcgtcctcgtccaaAGGAGCCTCACTGTCCGGGAAGAAGACCGTGAGCATGGGTTCATTTCGACGTCCCGCCTCCGCCTCCAGCGCCAAGTCTGCAG GGAGGGATGGGTCTGGGTCTGCTGCTGGAGCGGTGGATGAGGAGGACTTCATTCAGGCCTTTGAGGATGTGCCCACAATGCAG ATCTACTCTaacagggaggtggaggaggccaTGACGAAGATTCGAGACGTGCTGTCGGATGATAAGAAGGACTGGGAGCTCAGAGTGGCAGCT cTGAAGAGGGTTCGTTCGCTGCTCCTGGCCGGCGCAGCAGAGTTCGATGgattcctgcagcagctgaggctcatggAAGCTGCGTTCAAACTATCCGCCAAGGACCTCCGGTCTCAGGTGGTGAGAGAGGCCTGCATCACTCTGGG TCACCTGTCGTCGGTGCTCGGCAGCCGCTTCGACCACGCGGCAGAGGCCACCATGCCGATCCTCCTCAACTTGGTCCCCAACAGTGCCAAAGTCATGGCCACCTCCGGCATGGCCGCCATCCGCCTCATCCTCAGA cacacacactacCCTCGTCTCATCCCCATCATCACCAGCAACTGTGCCTCCAAATCTGTGGCTGTCAGAAG ACGCTGCTTTGAGTTTTTggacctgctgctgcaggagtGGCAGACGAGTTCTCTGGAGAG ACATGGAACAGTTTTAATGGAGACTATAAAGAAGGGGATCCATGACGCAGACGCAGAGGCTCGCTCTGTGGCCAGGAA GTGTTACTGGAGCTTCCACGGTCACTTCCGTCGCGAGGCAGAGCAGTTGTTCCAGGGCCTGGAGTCGTCCTATCAGAAAGCTCTGCAGGCTCACCTGAGGAGCGGAGACAGCCTGATGTCGCTGCCCGCCTCAGATcgctcctcctcgtcctcccagGAGAGCCTCAA TCGACCCGTCCCTGTAAAAAACACCTTTGCAAGCGGCACAGGAAGAT ccaAAGCTGCCCACAGCAGGACGCCCGCTGCCGCTTCCTCTCCAGGCTCTCTGCAGCGTTCTCGTAGCGACGTGGACGTCAACGCGGCGGCCACAGCCACCGCCCGCACCAGAATGCCCGCCGTGCCCTCTGCTGCGTCAGCGGCGGCTTCGCCCTTCAGCTCAGCCTCGGCCCTTCCACCTGGATCCTACGCCTCACTGG GTCGAGTACGAACCAGGAGGACGAGTTCAGGAAACAGTCCGTCTGTGACTGACAGCCGGGGAAGAAGCCGAGGGAAAGTCGTCTCTCAGTCTCAAC CCGGCAGCAGGTCAGGCTCTCCTGGCCGACTCCTGAGCTCCACCTACGGCAGGATCCCGAGGCCGGCTATgggcactgctgctgctgcagccacaaccAACAGCGCCTCCACCGGTGTGACTGACAAGAACCGACCTCGTGGTCACCGCAGCCAGGGCTGCAGCCGAGAGACCAGCCCCACCAGATCAGGCACGG CCCGCAGTCGAATCCCCCGACCAAGCATGAGTCAGGGCTGCAGCCGCGAAACCAGTCGCGAGAGCAGCCGCGACACCAGCCCCGCCAGGGGTTTCTCCCCCCTGG ACCGGCTGTCCCATCAGGCTCGTATCTCGGCCTCTGTCAACGCCATGAGAATCCTCAACACCGGCACCGATGTCGAGGCTGCCGTCGCCGACGCTCTG CGGAGGCCAGTGAGGCGGCGCTTCGAGTCTCCGGGAATGTATTCCGACGACGACGCCAACAGCGACGCCTCCAGCGCCTGCTCTGAGCGCTCGTACAGCTCACGTAACGGCGGCATGGCGCCCCACTACCTGCGTCAGACGGAGGACGTGGCCGAAGTGCTGAACCACTGCGCCAGCGCCAACTGGtctgagaggaaggaggggcTGCTGGGACTGCAGAACCTGTTCAAGAGCCAGAGGATGCTCAG TCGTGTGGAGCTGAAGAGGCTTTGTGAGATCTTCACCAGGATGTTTGCAGACCCTCACAGCAAG gTCTTCAGCATGTTCCTGGAGACTCTGGTGGACTTCATCACGCTGCACAGGGACGACCTGCAGGACTGGCTCTTCGTCCTGCTCACTCAGCTGCTGAAGAAGATGGGGGCCGACCTGCTGGGCTCCGTCCAGGCCAAAGTCCAGAAGGCACTGGACATCACCAG AGAGTCCTTCCCGTACGAGCAGCAGTTCAACATCCTGATGCGTTTCATCGTGGATCAGACGCAGACGCCCAACCTGAAGGTGAAGGTGGCCATCCTGCGCTACATCGAGGCGCTGGCCCGACAGATGGACCCGGCTGACTTCGTCAACTCCAGCGAGACGCGCCTCGCCGTCTCGCGCATCATCACCTGGACCACCGAGCCCAAGAGCTCCGACGTCCGCAAG ACCCTTCATAACTGGGCAGGGGAGGATTTCTCAGGCCGACCCAGCACCGTGGCTTCTCTGCCTGGAGAAGGCAACCTGGAGGAGAGGTGCAAGCAG gcggcTCAGGTGGTGTTAATCGCCCTCTTCGAGCTCAACACTCCAGAGTTCACCATGCTGCTGGGCGCGCTGCCCAAAACCTTCCAGGACGGAACCACCAAGCTGCTGCACAACCACCTGAGGAACGCCAGCGCTGGCATCTgcatg GCGTCTCCCAGTAACTCGGCAGGTCGGACGCTTCCACGGCAGCCCGGCAGCCGCAGCAGCCCGCTCACCTCACCCACCAACTGCTCCCACGGGGGGCTTTCTCCCAG TCGGCTGTGGGGTTGGAGCGCAGACGGGCTCTCCAAgttccctcctccatccttcccctcccctctttctccatcCGCTGCCCACTCCTCGCTCAAGGCAGTGCGGCGAGCTTACTCACCCAG CATGCTGGAGTACGACAGTGAAAACCTGAACTCAGAGGAGATCTACAGCTCTCTCCGGGGCGTCACTGAAGCCATCCAGAACTTCAGCTTCCGCAGCCAAGAAGACCTGATGGAGCCGCTGAGGCGAGACAGCAAGAGGGACGGCATg TCTGGAGTCGGAGCGTCCTCAGATGGTGACGTGGTGGGCGGAGGACGCACAGCTCTGGACAACAAGACGTCGCTGCTGAACACGCCTTCGCCACGTTCCTTCGCCGGCCCGCGCTTCCGTGACTACAACCCGTACAACTACACCGACAGCATCAGCACGCTGGACAAAGCTGCTCTGAAGGAGGCGCTGTACGAGGACGCCGTGGAGCAGCTGAGAGACG gCTGTCGACAAGAATATGTGGAGAACAAGATCATGAACCCCAAAAGCTTCCCAG cggCCCCcgcagagcagctggagctggTCGGGGGGCTCCTGAAGGAGCTCTCACAGGGCCAGGCAGGGGAGCGGGGCCCCGAGGAGAGACGGGGAACCCTGCTGGAGCTTCTGAAGGTGGCCCGAGAAGACAGCCTGGTGGTGTGGGAGGAACACTTCAAGaccatgttgctgctgctgctcgagACGCTGGGAGACAAAGAC cacacGATCCGGGCGCTGGCCCTGCGAGTCCTGAAGGAGATCCTGAGGAACCAGCCGGCCCGCTTCAAGAACTACGCAGAGCTTACCATCATGAAGACGCTGGAGGCTCACAAAGACTCGCACAAGGAG GTGGTGCGTGCGGCGGAGGAGGCGGCCTCCACGCTGGCAGGCTCCATCCACCCGGAGCAGTGCATCAAGGTCCTCTGTCCCATCGTGCAGACGGCAGACTACCCCATCAACCTGGCCGCCATCAAGATGCAGACGAGGGCCATCGAACGCATCTCCAAGGAGCCGCTCCACCAGCTGCTGTCTGACATCACACCTGGGCTCCTGCAG GGCTACGACAACACTGAGAGCAGCGTGCGGAAGGCCAGCGTCTTCTGCCTGGTGGCCATCTACTCTGTGATCGGAGAGGAGCTGAAGCCTCACCTGGCTCAGCTGACCGGCAGCAAG ATGAAGCTGCTCAACCTGTACATCAAGAGAGCCCAGACCTCcaccagcaacagcagcagctcctccgaCATCTCCTCCTACTAA
- the LOC104931308 gene encoding CLIP-associating protein 1-B-like isoform X6 — protein sequence MEEEVSMEYVVEQVMQKDLGKRLQVGQEIIDHILDEEKSVELEQDQSMLDRMVDAVASSWVNSSNFKVVLLGMDILSALVSRLQERFRTQVGTVLPSLIDRLGDSKDQVRDQDQALLLKIMDQAANPQYVWERMMGGFKHKNNRTREGLCLCLISTLNVFGSQSLTLSKIVPHICNLLGDPTSQVRDGAMNCLVEIYRHVGERVRMDLGKKGLPQSRLNVIFSKFDEVQRSGNMVLSPVSDKNFEDDDSVDGGRSSSSSKGASLSGKKTVSMGSFRRPASASSAKSAGRDGSGSAAGAVDEEDFIQAFEDVPTMQIYSNREVEEAMTKIRDVLSDDKKDWELRVAALKRVRSLLLAGAAEFDGFLQQLRLMEAAFKLSAKDLRSQVVREACITLGHLSSVLGSRFDHAAEATMPILLNLVPNSAKVMATSGMAAIRLILRHTHYPRLIPIITSNCASKSVAVRRRCFEFLDLLLQEWQTSSLERHGTVLMETIKKGIHDADAEARSVARKCYWSFHGHFRREAEQLFQGLESSYQKALQAHLRSGDSLMSLPASDRSSSSSQESLNRPVPVKNTFASGTGRSKAAHSRTPAAASSPGSLQRSRSDVDVNAAATATARTRMPAVPSAASAAASPFSSASALPPGSYASLGRVRTRRTSSGNSPSVTDSRGRSRGKVVSQSQPGSRSGSPGRLLSSTYGRIPRPAMGTAAAAATTNSASTGVTDKNRPRGHRSQGCSRETSPTRSGTATRRHSRSTSALSSAECYSDRLSHQARISASVNAMRILNTGTDVEAAVADALLLGDSRSKRRPVRRRFESPGMYSDDDANSDASSACSERSYSSRNGGMAPHYLRQTEDVAEVLNHCASANWSERKEGLLGLQNLFKSQRMLSRVELKRLCEIFTRMFADPHSKVFSMFLETLVDFITLHRDDLQDWLFVLLTQLLKKMGADLLGSVQAKVQKALDITRESFPYEQQFNILMRFIVDQTQTPNLKVKVAILRYIEALARQMDPADFVNSSETRLAVSRIITWTTEPKSSDVRKTLHNWAGEDFSGRPSTVASLPGEGNLEERCKQAAQVVLIALFELNTPEFTMLLGALPKTFQDGTTKLLHNHLRNASAGICMASPSNSAGRTLPRQPGSRSSPLTSPTNCSHGGLSPSRLWGWSADGLSKFPPPSFPSPLSPSAAHSSLKAVRRAYSPSMLEYDSENLNSEEIYSSLRGVTEAIQNFSFRSQEDLMEPLRRDSKRDGMSGVGASSDGDVVGGGRTALDNKTSLLNTPSPRSFAGPRFRDYNPYNYTDSISTLDKAALKEALYEDAVEQLRDGCRQEYVENKIMNPKSFPAAPAEQLELVGGLLKELSQGQAGERGPEERRGTLLELLKVAREDSLVVWEEHFKTMLLLLLETLGDKDHTIRALALRVLKEILRNQPARFKNYAELTIMKTLEAHKDSHKEVVRAAEEAASTLAGSIHPEQCIKVLCPIVQTADYPINLAAIKMQTRAIERISKEPLHQLLSDITPGLLQGYDNTESSVRKASVFCLVAIYSVIGEELKPHLAQLTGSKMKLLNLYIKRAQTSTSNSSSSSDISSY from the exons atggaggaggaggtgagcaTGGAGTATGTGGTGGAGCAGGTGATGCAGAAGGACCTGGGGAAGAGGCTCCAGGTGGGCCAGGAGATCATAGACCATATCCTGGACGAGGAGAAGTCCGTGGAGCTGGAGCAGGACCAGAGCATGTTGGACAGGATGGTGGACGCGGTGGCCAGCTCCTGGGTCAACTCCAGCAACTTCAAG gtgGTTCTGTTGGGGATGGACATCCTGTCAGCTCTGGTCAGCCGACTGCAGGAGAGGTTCAGGACGCAGGTGGGAACAG TTCTGCCCAGCCTGATAGATCGGTTAGGAGACTCCAAGGACCAAGTTCGAGACCAGGACCAAGCGCTTCTACTGAAGATTATGGACCAGGCCGCCAACCCACAG TATGTGTGGGAGCGAATGATGGGAGGCTTCAAGCACAAGAACAACAGGACCAGAGAAGGACTCTGCCTTTGTCTCATCTCAACCCTCAATGT gtttGGATCTCAGAGTCTGACGCTCAGTAAAATCGTTCCTCACATCTGTAACCTGCTCGGAGATCCCACGAGTCAG GTGCGTGATGGAGCCATGAACTGCCTCGTCGAGATCTACCGCCACGTTGGAGAACGAGTGAGGATGGACCTGGGAAAGAAAGGTCTGCCGCAGTCACG GTTGAACGTCATCTTCAGTAAATTTGACGAAGTTCAAAGGTCAGGGAACATGGTCCTGTCACCTGTGTCAG acaAAAACTTTGAGGACGATGACTCGGTGGACGGCGGCcgctcctcgtcctcgtccaaAGGAGCCTCACTGTCCGGGAAGAAGACCGTGAGCATGGGTTCATTTCGACGTCCCGCCTCCGCCTCCAGCGCCAAGTCTGCAG GGAGGGATGGGTCTGGGTCTGCTGCTGGAGCGGTGGATGAGGAGGACTTCATTCAGGCCTTTGAGGATGTGCCCACAATGCAG ATCTACTCTaacagggaggtggaggaggccaTGACGAAGATTCGAGACGTGCTGTCGGATGATAAGAAGGACTGGGAGCTCAGAGTGGCAGCT cTGAAGAGGGTTCGTTCGCTGCTCCTGGCCGGCGCAGCAGAGTTCGATGgattcctgcagcagctgaggctcatggAAGCTGCGTTCAAACTATCCGCCAAGGACCTCCGGTCTCAGGTGGTGAGAGAGGCCTGCATCACTCTGGG TCACCTGTCGTCGGTGCTCGGCAGCCGCTTCGACCACGCGGCAGAGGCCACCATGCCGATCCTCCTCAACTTGGTCCCCAACAGTGCCAAAGTCATGGCCACCTCCGGCATGGCCGCCATCCGCCTCATCCTCAGA cacacacactacCCTCGTCTCATCCCCATCATCACCAGCAACTGTGCCTCCAAATCTGTGGCTGTCAGAAG ACGCTGCTTTGAGTTTTTggacctgctgctgcaggagtGGCAGACGAGTTCTCTGGAGAG ACATGGAACAGTTTTAATGGAGACTATAAAGAAGGGGATCCATGACGCAGACGCAGAGGCTCGCTCTGTGGCCAGGAA GTGTTACTGGAGCTTCCACGGTCACTTCCGTCGCGAGGCAGAGCAGTTGTTCCAGGGCCTGGAGTCGTCCTATCAGAAAGCTCTGCAGGCTCACCTGAGGAGCGGAGACAGCCTGATGTCGCTGCCCGCCTCAGATcgctcctcctcgtcctcccagGAGAGCCTCAA TCGACCCGTCCCTGTAAAAAACACCTTTGCAAGCGGCACAGGAAGAT ccaAAGCTGCCCACAGCAGGACGCCCGCTGCCGCTTCCTCTCCAGGCTCTCTGCAGCGTTCTCGTAGCGACGTGGACGTCAACGCGGCGGCCACAGCCACCGCCCGCACCAGAATGCCCGCCGTGCCCTCTGCTGCGTCAGCGGCGGCTTCGCCCTTCAGCTCAGCCTCGGCCCTTCCACCTGGATCCTACGCCTCACTGG GTCGAGTACGAACCAGGAGGACGAGTTCAGGAAACAGTCCGTCTGTGACTGACAGCCGGGGAAGAAGCCGAGGGAAAGTCGTCTCTCAGTCTCAAC CCGGCAGCAGGTCAGGCTCTCCTGGCCGACTCCTGAGCTCCACCTACGGCAGGATCCCGAGGCCGGCTATgggcactgctgctgctgcagccacaaccAACAGCGCCTCCACCGGTGTGACTGACAAGAACCGACCTCGTGGTCACCGCAGCCAGGGCTGCAGCCGAGAGACCAGCCCCACCAGATCAGGCACGG CTACTCGTCGACACTCCCGCTCTACCAGTGCCCTGTCCTCTGCAGAGTGCTACTCAG ACCGGCTGTCCCATCAGGCTCGTATCTCGGCCTCTGTCAACGCCATGAGAATCCTCAACACCGGCACCGATGTCGAGGCTGCCGTCGCCGACGCTCTG CTCTTAGGAGACTCGAGGAGTAAG CGGAGGCCAGTGAGGCGGCGCTTCGAGTCTCCGGGAATGTATTCCGACGACGACGCCAACAGCGACGCCTCCAGCGCCTGCTCTGAGCGCTCGTACAGCTCACGTAACGGCGGCATGGCGCCCCACTACCTGCGTCAGACGGAGGACGTGGCCGAAGTGCTGAACCACTGCGCCAGCGCCAACTGGtctgagaggaaggaggggcTGCTGGGACTGCAGAACCTGTTCAAGAGCCAGAGGATGCTCAG TCGTGTGGAGCTGAAGAGGCTTTGTGAGATCTTCACCAGGATGTTTGCAGACCCTCACAGCAAG gTCTTCAGCATGTTCCTGGAGACTCTGGTGGACTTCATCACGCTGCACAGGGACGACCTGCAGGACTGGCTCTTCGTCCTGCTCACTCAGCTGCTGAAGAAGATGGGGGCCGACCTGCTGGGCTCCGTCCAGGCCAAAGTCCAGAAGGCACTGGACATCACCAG AGAGTCCTTCCCGTACGAGCAGCAGTTCAACATCCTGATGCGTTTCATCGTGGATCAGACGCAGACGCCCAACCTGAAGGTGAAGGTGGCCATCCTGCGCTACATCGAGGCGCTGGCCCGACAGATGGACCCGGCTGACTTCGTCAACTCCAGCGAGACGCGCCTCGCCGTCTCGCGCATCATCACCTGGACCACCGAGCCCAAGAGCTCCGACGTCCGCAAG ACCCTTCATAACTGGGCAGGGGAGGATTTCTCAGGCCGACCCAGCACCGTGGCTTCTCTGCCTGGAGAAGGCAACCTGGAGGAGAGGTGCAAGCAG gcggcTCAGGTGGTGTTAATCGCCCTCTTCGAGCTCAACACTCCAGAGTTCACCATGCTGCTGGGCGCGCTGCCCAAAACCTTCCAGGACGGAACCACCAAGCTGCTGCACAACCACCTGAGGAACGCCAGCGCTGGCATCTgcatg GCGTCTCCCAGTAACTCGGCAGGTCGGACGCTTCCACGGCAGCCCGGCAGCCGCAGCAGCCCGCTCACCTCACCCACCAACTGCTCCCACGGGGGGCTTTCTCCCAG TCGGCTGTGGGGTTGGAGCGCAGACGGGCTCTCCAAgttccctcctccatccttcccctcccctctttctccatcCGCTGCCCACTCCTCGCTCAAGGCAGTGCGGCGAGCTTACTCACCCAG CATGCTGGAGTACGACAGTGAAAACCTGAACTCAGAGGAGATCTACAGCTCTCTCCGGGGCGTCACTGAAGCCATCCAGAACTTCAGCTTCCGCAGCCAAGAAGACCTGATGGAGCCGCTGAGGCGAGACAGCAAGAGGGACGGCATg TCTGGAGTCGGAGCGTCCTCAGATGGTGACGTGGTGGGCGGAGGACGCACAGCTCTGGACAACAAGACGTCGCTGCTGAACACGCCTTCGCCACGTTCCTTCGCCGGCCCGCGCTTCCGTGACTACAACCCGTACAACTACACCGACAGCATCAGCACGCTGGACAAAGCTGCTCTGAAGGAGGCGCTGTACGAGGACGCCGTGGAGCAGCTGAGAGACG gCTGTCGACAAGAATATGTGGAGAACAAGATCATGAACCCCAAAAGCTTCCCAG cggCCCCcgcagagcagctggagctggTCGGGGGGCTCCTGAAGGAGCTCTCACAGGGCCAGGCAGGGGAGCGGGGCCCCGAGGAGAGACGGGGAACCCTGCTGGAGCTTCTGAAGGTGGCCCGAGAAGACAGCCTGGTGGTGTGGGAGGAACACTTCAAGaccatgttgctgctgctgctcgagACGCTGGGAGACAAAGAC cacacGATCCGGGCGCTGGCCCTGCGAGTCCTGAAGGAGATCCTGAGGAACCAGCCGGCCCGCTTCAAGAACTACGCAGAGCTTACCATCATGAAGACGCTGGAGGCTCACAAAGACTCGCACAAGGAG GTGGTGCGTGCGGCGGAGGAGGCGGCCTCCACGCTGGCAGGCTCCATCCACCCGGAGCAGTGCATCAAGGTCCTCTGTCCCATCGTGCAGACGGCAGACTACCCCATCAACCTGGCCGCCATCAAGATGCAGACGAGGGCCATCGAACGCATCTCCAAGGAGCCGCTCCACCAGCTGCTGTCTGACATCACACCTGGGCTCCTGCAG GGCTACGACAACACTGAGAGCAGCGTGCGGAAGGCCAGCGTCTTCTGCCTGGTGGCCATCTACTCTGTGATCGGAGAGGAGCTGAAGCCTCACCTGGCTCAGCTGACCGGCAGCAAG ATGAAGCTGCTCAACCTGTACATCAAGAGAGCCCAGACCTCcaccagcaacagcagcagctcctccgaCATCTCCTCCTACTAA